One Glycine max cultivar Williams 82 chromosome 3, Glycine_max_v4.0, whole genome shotgun sequence DNA window includes the following coding sequences:
- the LOC100810552 gene encoding putative receptor protein kinase ZmPK1 yields the protein MASSIFLILHLLLPLIFNNFENSYSFSLSVENFKEEVIVSSPKATFSAGFYPVGDNAYGFAIWYTTTPHTLVWMANRDRPVNGKRSMLSLLKTGNLVLTDAGQSIVWSTNTITSSKQVQLHFYDTGNLVLLDNSNAVVLWQSFDFPTDTLLPGQTLSKNTNLVSSRSQTNYSSGFYKLFFDSENVLRLMYQGPRVSSLYWPDPWLQSNDFGSGNGRLSYNDTRVAVLDHLGYMVSSDNFTFRTSDYGTVLQRRLTLDHDGNVRVYSKKDLEEKWSMSGQFKSQPCFIHGICGPNSICSYDPKSGRKCSCIKGYSWVDSEDWSQGCVPNFQLRYNNNTEKESRFLHLPGVDFYGYDYSIFRNRTYKECENLCLGLSQCKGFQHKFWQPDGVFICFPKTQLLNGHHTPGFTGSIFLRLPRNSPLSLSDSENPINYNNGFVCGGSNGGPKLLDRPYVEEEENDSVKLLLCFVTALGGIEVACIFLVWCFSFRNKNRKLHSGVDEPGYVLAAATVFRKFSYSELKKATKGFSEAIGRGGGGTVYKGVLSDSRVVAIKRLHQVANQGESEFLAEVSIIGRLNHMNLIDMLGYCAEGKYRLLVYEYMDNGSLAQNLSSSLNALDWSKRYNIALGTAKGLAYLHEECLEWILHCDIKPQNILLDSDYKPKVADFGLCKLLNRNSNLDNSSFSRIRGTRGYMAPEWVFNLPITSKVDVYSYGIVVLEMITGRSATAGTQITELEAESYHHERLVTWVREKRKKGSEVGSCWVDQIVDPALGSNYERNEMEILATVALECVEEDKNARPSMGQVAEKLQRYAHNS from the coding sequence ATGGCTTCTTCGATATTCTTAATACTACATCTTCTCCTTCCtctaattttcaataattttgagAATTCATATTCATTCTCCCTCTCTGTGGAGAACTTCAAAGAAGAAGTAATAGTGTCATCACCCAAAGCTACATTCAGCGCAGGGTTTTACCCCGTAGGGGATAACGCATACGGCTTCGCCATATGGTACACAACAACACCTCACACCCTTGTGTGGATGGCCAACCGGGACCGACCGGTAAACGGAAAGCGCTCCATGCTATCCCTTCTCAAAACCGGTAACCTCGTATTAACCGATGCTGGCCAGTCAATAGTGTGGTCCACCAACACCATCACCTCATCGAAACAAGTCCAGTTACATTTCTACGACACCGGCAACCTCGTTCTCCTAGACAACTCCAATGCTGTTGTTCTGTGGCAAAGCTTCGATTTCCCAACGGACACGCTTCTTCCTGGTCAAACACTCAGCAAGAACACCAACCTTGTTTCGTCCAGAAGCCAGACCAACTATTCCTCCGGTTTCTACAAGCTCTTCTTTGACTCTGAGAATGTTCTACGCCTCATGTACCAAGGCCCTCGAGTTTCAAGCCTCTACTGGCCCGATCCTTGGCTTCAGAGCAACGATTTCGGAAGTGGTAATGGTAGATTATCTTACAACGATACCAGGGTGGCTGTACTCGATCATTTAGGCTACATGGTTTCTTCCGATAATTTCACTTTCAGAACAAGTGATTACGGGACGGTGCTCCAACGGAGATTGACCCTCGATCACGATGGTAATGTTCGTGTCTATAGCAAGAAAGACCTAGAAGAAAAATGGTCAATGTCAGGGCAATTCAAGTCACAACCATGTTTTATTCATGGGATTTGTGGACCCAATAGTATTTGCAGCTATGATCCTAAAAGTGGAAGAAAGTGTTCTTGTATTAAAGGGTATAGCTGGGTTGATAGCGAAGACTGGTCTCAAGGTTGCGTACCAAATTTCCAACTAAGATACAACAACAACACTGAGAAGGAGTCTCGCTTCCTGCACTTACCCGGAGTCGATTTTTATGGATACGACTACAGCATCTTTAGGAATCGAACTTATAAAGAATGTGAGAATCTGTGCTTGGGATTGTCCCAATGCAAAGGGTTTCAGCACAAATTTTGGCAGCCAGATGGTGTGTTTATCTGTTTCCCGAAGACGCAGTTGCTAAATGGGCATCATACACCAGGTTTCACAGGATCAATCTTCTTAAGACTGCCAAGAAATAGTCCTCTGTCGCTCAGTGACAGTGAGAACCCCATCAATTATAACAACGGCTTTGTTTGTGGGGGAAGTAATGGAGGACCGAAACTACTGGATAGACCATatgtggaagaagaggaaaatGACTCAGTGAAGCTCTTGCTTTGTTTTGTGACTGCCTTGGGAGGAATTGAGGTTGCGTGCATCTTTCTGGTGTGGTGTTTCTCGTTTAGGAACAAAAATAGGAAATTACACTCGGGTGTTGACGAACCCGGCTATGTTCTTGCAGCTGCAACAGTATTTAGGAAATTCAGTTACTCTGAACTGAAAAAGGCAACCAAAGGTTTCAGTGAAGCCATTGGAAGGGGTGGTGGAGGTACTGTGTATAAGGGTGTCTTGTCTGATAGTCGAGTTGTGGCAATAAAGAGACTGCATCAAGTAGCAAACCAAGGAGAAAGTGAGTTCCTGGCTGAAGTAAGCATCATTGGAAGGCTTAACCACATGAACCTAATCGACATGTTGGGGTATTGTGCAGAGGGAAAGTATAGATTGTTGGTTTATGAGTACATGGACAATGGTTCTTTAGCTCAAAACCTCTCATCAAGTTTAAATGCACTTGATTGGAGTAAAAGATATAACATTGCTCTTGGAACAGCAAAGGGTCTGGCCTACTTGCATGAAGAATGCTTGGAGTGGATTCTGCATTGTGATATTAAGCCACAAAATATACTTCTCGACTCTGATTATAAACCCAAGGTAGCAGATTTTGGCTTGTGTAAGCTACTTAACCGGAACAGCAACCTCGACAATTCAAGTTTCTCAAGGATAAGAGGAACAAGAGGCTACATGGCACCAGAATGGGTTTTCAACTTGCCAATCACTTCCAAGGTGGATGTTTACAGCTATGGAATTGTTGTCTTGGAGATGATAACTGGAAGGAGCGCAACAGCAGGTACCCAAATCACAGAATTAGAAGCAGAGTCGTATCATCACGAGAGGTTGGTAACATGGGTGAGggagaaaaggaagaaaggatCAGAAGTGGGATCATGCTGGGTGGATCAAATCGTTGACCCTGCTTTGGGGTCAAACTATGAGAGAAATGAAATGGAGATATTGGCAACGGTGGCTTTGGAATGCGTAGAGGAAGACAAAAACGCGAGACCAAGCATGGGTCAAGTTGCCGAGAAGCTGCAAAGATATGCACACAATTCTTGA